A window of the Pseudoliparis swirei isolate HS2019 ecotype Mariana Trench chromosome 13, NWPU_hadal_v1, whole genome shotgun sequence genome harbors these coding sequences:
- the LOC130203341 gene encoding periaxin-like gives AALPKAALPKAALPKAALPKAALPKAALPKAALPKAALPKAALPKAALPKAALPKAALPKAALPKAALPKASLPKAALPKAALPKAALPKAALPKAALPKAALPKAALPKAALPKAALPKAALPKAALPKATLPKALLPKAALPKAALPKALLPKAALPKAALPKALLPKAALPKAAIPKVALPKAALPKAALPKAALPKAALPKAALPKASLPKAALPKATLPKAALPKAALPKAALPKAALPKAALPKAALPKAALPKAALPKAALPKAALPKAALPKAALPKAALPKAALPKAALPKAAL, from the exons gccgcgttacctaaagccgcgttacctaaagctgCGTTACCTAAAGCtgcgttacctaaagccgcattacctaaagcggcgttacctaaagcggcgttacctaaagccgcaTTACCTAAAGCCGCattacctaaagcggcgttacctaaagcggcgttacctaaagccgcaTTACCTAAAGCCGCATTACCTAAAGCTGCATTACCTAAAGCGtcgttacctaaagcggcgttacctaaagcggcgttacctaaagcggcattacctaaagccgcgttacctaaagccgcgttacctaaagccgcgttacctaaagctgCATTACCTAAAGC cgcgttacctaaagcggcgttacctaaagcggcgttacctaaagcggcgttacctaaagccaCGTTACCTAAAGCGTtgttacctaaagcggcgttacctaaagccgcaTTACCTAAAGCGTtgttacctaaagcggcgttacctaaagccgcaTTACCTAAAGCGTTgttacctaaagccgcgttacctaaagcggcgaTACCTAAAgtggcgttacctaaagcggcgttacctaaagcggcgttacctaaagccgcattacctaaagcggcgttacctaaagccgcaTTACCTAAAGCGtcgttacctaaagcggcgttacctaaagcgacgttacctaaagcggcgttacctaaagccgcattacctaaagccgcgttacctaaagccgcgttacctaaagcggcgttacctaaagccgcattacctaaagcggcgttacctaaagccgcgttacctaaagccgcgttacctaaagccgcgttacctaaagccgcgttacctaaagccgcgttacctaaagctgcgttacctaaagccgcgttacctaaagcggcgttacctaaagccgcatta